The following coding sequences lie in one Rutidosis leptorrhynchoides isolate AG116_Rl617_1_P2 chromosome 4, CSIRO_AGI_Rlap_v1, whole genome shotgun sequence genomic window:
- the LOC139845204 gene encoding non-specific lipid-transfer protein 2, which produces MKSIAYIVLCTVAILVMILSGPQVATAVTCQVTQLAPCAAAISSSSAPSKQCCTKIREQKPCLCNYMKNPNLKAYVSSPNAKKVATTCGVPIPKC; this is translated from the coding sequence ATGAAGTCCATAGCATACATCGTTTTATGCACCGTGGCGATCTTGGTGATGATCTTGTCCGGACCACAGGTGGCCACTGCGGTGACATGTCAAGTGACGCAGCTCGCGCCATGTGCAGCCGCCATCTCGTCATCATCAGCACCATCAAAGCAATGTTGCACAAAGATAAGAGAGCAGAAACCATGTCTATGCAACTACATGAAAAACCCAAACCTAAAAGCTTATGTTTCATCTCCTAATGCCAAAAAGGTGGCAACAACTTGTGGTGTTCCTATTCCTAAGTGCTAG